Proteins found in one Rhodospirillales bacterium genomic segment:
- a CDS encoding glycosyltransferase, giving the protein MIMGSVDALNASRSNRRTLVEHCNRRASKLSDCGIVYFGGGWFVGNSTSGHHIVDRLVDRFPLLYVEVPGRRRPSVNGKDFAKIGRTVCQSLQPPRRLQSNKRHEMWLSTVPQLPFRSLPVVPWLNRCFGTAAVRKAIRDVGFKDFILWFDQPHPGFLAGHLGERFTVYHCIDDYAAFPDADREALTRMDASLTEVADQVFVAPPSLLREKQRLNATAVYAPHGVDVDLFARASDPATPVPDAAAGLKHPVIGFFGMLGAWIDVALMERIARSHPEWTLLIVGPVATDVSSLKALPNVVFAGPQPYAELPRWAKAFDVAIIPYLRNQQVMNANPLKLREYLATGKPIVSVSNPEIDRFAHCIGVAHGADDFVAKIEIALTEDTPARSKQRREAVMNMSWEARVDKILATVEKSFRLKARTA; this is encoded by the coding sequence ATGATCATGGGCAGTGTTGATGCATTGAACGCAAGCCGGAGCAACCGTCGGACTCTTGTGGAACACTGCAATCGGCGCGCGTCAAAGCTCAGCGACTGCGGCATCGTCTACTTCGGCGGCGGCTGGTTTGTCGGTAACTCCACGTCCGGCCACCACATCGTGGACCGCCTCGTCGACCGCTTTCCCCTCCTCTATGTAGAAGTGCCGGGACGGCGCCGGCCATCCGTCAACGGCAAGGACTTCGCGAAGATCGGGCGGACGGTTTGCCAGTCGTTGCAGCCGCCGCGACGACTGCAAAGCAACAAGCGCCACGAAATGTGGCTGTCTACGGTGCCCCAGCTTCCATTCCGCTCCCTGCCGGTGGTGCCATGGCTTAATCGATGCTTCGGCACGGCCGCCGTGCGGAAGGCGATCCGGGATGTCGGGTTCAAGGATTTCATCCTCTGGTTCGACCAGCCGCATCCAGGGTTTCTTGCGGGCCACCTCGGCGAACGGTTCACCGTCTACCACTGCATCGACGACTATGCTGCGTTCCCCGACGCCGATCGCGAGGCGCTGACCCGCATGGATGCGTCGTTGACCGAAGTCGCCGATCAGGTGTTCGTGGCGCCGCCGAGCCTGCTACGGGAAAAGCAGCGGCTGAACGCCACTGCGGTGTATGCGCCCCACGGCGTCGACGTCGATCTGTTCGCTCGAGCGTCCGACCCGGCAACGCCGGTGCCCGATGCCGCCGCTGGCCTCAAGCATCCGGTGATCGGATTCTTCGGCATGCTCGGCGCCTGGATCGACGTGGCCCTGATGGAGCGGATCGCGCGCAGTCATCCGGAGTGGACGCTCCTGATCGTCGGTCCGGTGGCGACCGATGTGTCCTCCCTCAAGGCGCTGCCCAATGTCGTGTTTGCCGGGCCTCAGCCATACGCCGAGCTTCCGCGCTGGGCGAAGGCGTTCGACGTCGCCATCATTCCGTACCTCCGCAATCAACAGGTGATGAACGCCAATCCCCTCAAGCTGCGGGAGTACCTGGCGACCGGCAAGCCAATCGTGTCGGTCTCGAACCCCGAGATCGATCGGTTCGCCCACTGCATCGGCGTCGCGCACGGTGCGGACGACTTCGTTGCCAAGATCGAGATTGCCTTGACGGAAGATACGCCCGCCCGCAGCAAGCAGCGCAGGGAGGCGGTGATGAACATGAGTTGGGAGGCGCGCGTCGACAAGATCCTCGCCACCGTCGAGAAGTCATTCCGACTCAAGGCGCGCACTGCCTGA